The stretch of DNA AATAAATTTTATGCGTATCGTTTGATGTAGTCCGGTCATATTTGTCTGGTCGATATTTTATTTGTTCAAAAGTACGATAAAAAAACGGAATAGGAGTAGTTAAAGTTCTCACTTTTGAACCAATTGAAATTTTAAAGGTTTATAATAAATGATATAATGGATGAGAAAAATGAAGATTCCAAATACTTGTACATCATGCAGAAAAATATTTTGATTAATGATGTTCTTATTTTTGACGGGGAACATGATAATGTCCGGACCGGAAATATCCTGATAGAGGAAAACAAAATCAAGGTGATTTCGGAACAACCTATTCCCGTAGAGAAAGATCAAGAAACCGAGGTTGTGGATGGACTGGGTAATTTTATGATGCCCGGCCTTATCGATGCCCATTGGCATGCTTATATGTCAAGTAATACCATGATGGACTTGTTGACTGCCGATGATGCTTATACGCAATTGAAAGCCGGGAGAGAGGCTGGTAATACATTGTTACGGGGTTTTACTACAATCCGTGATGCCGGTGGCCCAGTGTTTGGTTTGAAGCGGGCTATTGATGAAGGAATAATAAGAGGACCTCATATTTATCCTTCAGGGCCTATAATTTCCCAGACTGGGGGACATGGTGATTTTCGTGCCGTATACGATGTACCGCGTCCGTTTGATTGCTGCGGATGGACACATACCGAAGAAATAGGAGCAGCTATAATAGCGGACGGTGTCGATGCCGTGATTACAGCGGCGAGAAATAATCTCCGTATGGGAGCCAGCCAGATTAAATTAATGACGGGAGGCGGAGTTGCTTCTTTGTACGATCGGTTGGAAGATTCTCAATTTTTTGAAGAAGAGATCCGTGCGGCAGTTAAAGTGGCGGAAGATGCTGGGACTTATGTTATGGTACATGTTTATGCTCCCAGAGCAATAGCCCGGGCAGTAAATGCCGGAGTACGGAGTATTGAGCACGGACATTTGATCGATGAACCTACTATGGCATTGATCGCCGAACGGGATGTATGGCTAAGCATGCAGCCGTTCACTTATGACGACAATCATTTCCCTACAAAAGAACAACAGGAAAAACATGCGTTGGTAGTACAAGGAACGGACAATACGTATAAACTGGCGAAGAAATATAATGTACATTTGGCCTGGGGGACCGATTTGTTGTTTAATCCGGTCGGGACTGTAAATCAGAATCAAGGGATTGTCAGGCTCCAGCAGTGGTTTACCAATTATGAAATACTTAAAATGATAACTCATGATAATGCAGAATTGTTATCTCTTTCAGGTCCGAGAAATCCTTATCCCGGTGATTTGGGAGTAATTAAAGAAGGCGCTTTAGCCGATGTCGTGATCGTTAAAGGTAATGTTTTGGAAGATATAAGCTTGCTTGGCGAACCTGAAGAAAATATAGTTTTTATTATGAAAGATGGAGTTGTGTATAAAAATCTATTATAAATAAAATGTAAAACTTATTATGAAACAGATCTTATCATTATGTTTGTCAGCAATTGCGATGGCAGGATTCAACGATTCCTATGCATGTACACGCGCTCTTTACCAGGGACCGGACGGTCTTACGATTACGGGCCGCACAATGGATTGGAAAGAAGATATACAGACTAATCTTTATATTCTTCCGAGAGGAGTATCCAGAGTGGGCTATGATAGTAATAATACTGTTAAATGGACGTCCAAATACGGTAGTATCGTAGCTACAGGATATGATATAGGGACTAGTGACGGAATGAATGAAAAAGGACTGGTCGTTAATATGCTGTATCTTCCTGAGTCCGATTATACGAGACCTGGAGATACACGTCCGGTTATGGGTATAGCCATTTGGCCGCAGTATGTACTGGATAATTTCGCTACTGTCGAGGAGGCTGTTCGGGAACTTCGGAAAGAAGTTTTCAGGATAGACGCACCTAATATGCCCAATGGAGCAGCTTCTACTCTTCATATGTCTATTTCCGATGAGACGGGAAACAGTGCTATACTGGAATATCTGAACGGAAATCTGGTAATACATGAGGGCAAACAATATCAGGTCATGACGAACTCTCCCCGTTACGAGCAGCAGCTGGCTATTAATGAGTATTGGAAGGGGATAGGCGGACTTACCATGCTACCCGGCACTAATCGTGCAGCCGATCGTTTTGTACGTGCCTCTTTTTATATAAATGTTATTCCTAAGACTTCCAATGAACGGGAGGCGTTGGCCGGAGTGTTCGGAGTTATGCGTAATGTTTCGGTCCCGTTGGGAATCAGTACGCCCGAAAGACCGGAAATATCCTCTACCCGCTGGCGGTCGATATCTGATCAGAAAAATAAGATTTATTATTTCGAATCTACTTTGAGTCCCAGTACCTTTTGGGTCGATTTGAAAAAGATGGACTTTACCCCTCAAGCCGGAACTAAAAAATTGAATCTCGTTAATGGTGAAATATATACAGGGGAAGCGAATAAGGATTTCAAGGAAAGCAAGCCTTTCCCCTTTCTGTTCCGTTTACCGTAAAAATAATTTGAAAGATAAGCAAACAAGAGCGTCTGTCCCGAATCATGCAGGGCAGACGCTCTTGCTTATTTGATGTATAAATTGTGGGAGATTATCCTGTTATTCTGATTTTGCTTTGTCCGTTTGCCGATTTCGTTACTTGTATTTGTACGGCTATTCTTTCGTTCATTTCCTGTACATGTGAAATAACACCAATTTTACGCCCCTGAGTTTGTAGCCGTTCTAAAGCGTCCATTGCTATACTGAGTGTTTCAGAGTCCAGCGAACCGAATCCTTCGTCTATGAATAATGATTCTACATTCATTCTGTTGGATGAAAGAGACGATAATCCCAGTGCCAGTGCCAGTGAAATCATGAAAGATTCGCCTCCGGATAATGAATGTACGCTACGTACTTCGCCTAACATATCTTTGTCACATACCTGTAAAGCTAATGTTTCGCCTATCCGTTGTAGTTCATAACGTTGGGTGAGATCCTGTAAGTGCTTGTTCGCATACCCCAATAGTACGTCCAACGTATATCCTTGCGCTATTTTTTTGAATTTCGCCCCGTCGGCCGAACCGAACAGGATGTCCAGTTTTTTCCAGTTCTCTGCGGTATGTTCTTTTTCCTTAAGTTCTTTTTCATATAATCTTATCTGCTCAAGATTTTTTTCCCGGTTACAGAAAACCGTATCGATCTCGGCGATGCGTTTTAGAGCATTTTGCAACGCATTCTGCAGTTCTTTGAGTCTGTAATTTGCTATTTCCAGTGTCTTTTCACGGTCTATTTTATATTTACTCTTTCTATGTTCGTCCAGTAGTCTTTTTCTTTCCCGGCAGGTTGCCGTGATGCTTATTTCATCATTGCGTAAATTTTCCAGATTTACGCATTATATGTATAGAATGAAAACAACATCCAATAAATTGATAACAAATATCCTGTAAATCAAAGTTTTATAATCTTATTTTTATTTTCGGTTGTTTTCAGTACTTTCAGTAGATTGGCTCTTGTTTGGTGCAATTTTGTTTCTCATTTGTTTCTCAAATTCGATACTTATTCGTATATTTGCAGTAGAAAAAATGAGAAAGGAATCCCTATGGCACGAGTTAAGAATCATACAAAAGTCAAAGAGCCAATTCGTCTTCGGATGAAGTCGCTGAGCAATGGCAGCAAGAGCCTGTATCTGGATATATACCGCGACGGAAAGCGGACATATGAATACCTCAAGATGTATATTATCCCGGAAACGGATAGCAACTCCCGCAGGCAGAATCAGACGACAATGGACGCCGCCAATGCCATCAAGTCGAAGCGTATTATCGAACTGACCAGTAATGAGGCCGGGATTGTATTCCGTAAGGACAAGACTTTCCTGCTGGATTGGATGCAGGTTTATATGGAGGCTCAAGAGAGTGCCGGTAAGAAAGATGGCAGTCAAATCAAGATTGCCATGCGCATACTGAAAGACTATGCCGGAGAAATGGTCACACTGGATCAGATTGACGGGGACTTTTGTCGTGGCTACATCACTTATCTGCTGACGGAATATCATCCGAAAGGCAAGGACATATCGAACTACACGCTTCACAATTATTACCGTGCGTTGAACGGTGCGTTGAACTCTGCCGTCAGGAAGAAAAAGATGAAGGCCAACCCTTTCAACGAACTTGAGAAGTCGGAGAAAATCCGCAAGCCGGAGAGTATGCGGTCGTACATGACCATCGAAGAGGTACAGGCGTTGATTGACACTCCTATGCCCCACGAGGAATACGAGATTGTAAAATGCGCATATCTGTTCTCCTGCTTTTGCGGATTACGCATCAGCGATATAATCAAGCTGAAATGGAATGACGTGTTCGTTGACAGGGGACAGTACCGTTTGGCCGTGTCCATGAAAAAGACCAAAGAGCCTATTTACCTGCCCCTCTCTCCTGAAGCGTTGAAGTGGATGCCGGAACGTGGGGGCAAATCATCAGAAGATAATGTGTTCGACCTGCCGTCCGCCAATACAATCAGAATGCAGCTCAAACCTTGGGCGAAAGCAGCCGGAATCTCCAAGCGGTTCTCCTACCACACCAGTCGCCATACGTTTGCCACCATGATGCTGACGCTCGGAGCGGACTTATATACTGTCTCGAAGCTGCTCGGCCATGCCGATGTGAAAATGACACAGGTGTATGCCAAGATTATCAATAAGAAAAAGGACGAGGCTGTGAATCTTGTAAACGGTTTGTTTCACTAATTGAAGGCATTCTGTGGTCCATGTCTAATTTACAAACATATATTTACGGCATTTCTCCGGTTGTAAATGCAACCGAAGTTAATGCTTCCATCACATATTATAAACTCAAAAAGGTAAATCGACATGAAAAGACCTGAAGACGGCCTTCTCTCTTTTTGGAGGGAGCCAACACCTGCAGCACTTCGCTGCGGACAAGGATGTGGCGAATGAACTTTTCGCCCTGCTTACCGAAGCAAAAACAGTTTATCTCCACGATGTTGTGTTGGGTGGTAAACAGTACCACCGCTATGTGGACGATTTCGTAAACGGACACCGGTACATAGACTGTGACCATGCGGCCTGCCGGAACTGCCACGAAATGAACATCCACATTGTCAAGGGGCTGCTGACCGAGTGCGCCAGTTCCGTCCAGCCCTGCTTTGCCGCACCGGATTTCACGTTTAATGAGTGCATGAAGTTGAAACGGATGTATGACACCTCGGAATCGTTGTCTCCGCTTGGTCCGCCCCGTATCAACCGACCTGCGGCTCTCTCTCTTTCTTTTGGTTGTAATTTTACCCCGGAACAGATGAAAAGTATAGTGGCTTGCGCCAATACTTATCATCTGTTCTGTGTTTCTGTACGCATTGAAGACATGGAGGCTCTCTTCGCCTGCAAGAAGGGCTTTTCCATCCGCGTGAACAATATCCGCCGTGTGGTAATCCTGTTCGATGCGCTTCTTGAAAACTCGTTCATCCAATCTCGGTGGCAGAATGTTCTCGGCAAGGGCGCATTCCTGCAGTCCAAGGACGGGACACGCTCCGTTTCGGTGTCAACCCTGTCTTCCGCGCTGTCATCCATCAAGAACAACATGACATCGGTCGCATACAGCATCCGAAAGGTCATTGATCGGCTGAAAGAATGACAGAAAGTGACAAGAAGCGAAGTATGTGAAAGGTAAAAGCATGAGAGTTACAATGACACGTGCATAGTATCATTCCCCAAATCACGGCATCTTCGTTTACAGGACATACCTTTGACCTCCGTTAGCGCGCTGCATAACGGAGGTTTCATCTCCATTGTCAAAAATCAAACTGTGTTATTATGCCGAATAGAATGACATTCATGGAGCGGATGAGCGGACGGCTCGCCGCCATCGAATCGGTACTGAAGAAATTGGAACCGGTCGAAAGTCTCTTGGAGCGTATTACGCTGCTGGAAAATACCATCTTCACGACCAAGAGAGTTTTCACATTTCAGGAAGCCTGCATGTATATCGGGGTTTCTGAAAGTATGCTGTACAAGCTCACATCGAGCAAGGAGATACCGCACTACAAACCGCGCGGTAAAATGGTTTATTTCGCCAAGGAGGAATTGGACGAATGGCTGTTGCAGAATTATGAACCTACCATGAACGAGGCAGTGCGCAGGGTGACGGAAGCCGCCGCCACAGAACCGTTCCTTAACAAGAGACGCTATGGAAAACGAAAGAAGGATTGACCGCACAACCAGCATGGGGATGGATGAACACCGCCTGTCGGACATCCTCCATGCCTCGCAAATCAAGGCGACGGACATTTATGAGACCCCTCCGCAAATCATCTGGATAGATAACTCAACGATTGCCACGCTCGGCAATTTCAGTGCATCGACTGGCAAGGCGAAATCGAAAAAGACGTTCAACGTCTCTGCGCTTGTCGCCGCATCATTGGCGGGGAAACAAGTATTGAACTACCGTGCACATCTGCCCGAAGGCAAACAGCGTATTCTGTACGTCGATACGGAACAGAGCCGTTTCCATTGCCGCTCGGTATTGGAGCGTATATTGCGGCTGGCCGGGTTGCCCACGACGACCGATCCGGAGAATCTCGATTTTTTCTGCCTGCGTGAATATTCGCCGTCGGTGCGTATCGAGGTCATCGACTATGCGCTGCGCCAACAGAAAGGCTACGGACTGGTCATCATCGACGGCATTCGCGACCTGATGCTCGACATCAATAATGCCGGTGAATCGGTGGAAGTCATCAACCGGATGATGGAATGGTCTTCGAGATACGACCTGCACATCCACTGTGTGCTTCATTTGAACAAAGGGGACAACAACGTGCGCGGACATATCGGAACGGAGATGAGCAACAAGGCGGAGACCGTGCTGGTCATCAGCAAGAGTAACGAGAATCCCGGCATCAGCGAAGTCCATGCGCTCCATATCCGGGAAAAAGAGTTCAAGCCGTTTGCATTTACCATCAATGAAACAGGACTGCCCGTCATTGCGGAAGTACACTCGTTTGGCGAGCCCCCGAAGCCCAAGGCAAGAACGGGGTTTACGGAACTGAGCATCGAACAGCACCGCGAAGCTCTCTCTGCCGCATTCGGGGAAAAGCCCATCCGGGGATTCGACAACCTGCTGCAGAGCCTGATGGTCTCCTACGAGGCAATCGGGTTCAAACGCGGCCGGAGTGTCATGATAAAACTGATGCAATACCTGATAGACAACCTCAAGCTCATCATCAAACGGGACAAGTTGTTCTATTACGACATGACGCCTACCGAGGCCATGCTTTTTGATGAAGAATGAAGTCGTGCGCGGGCTTATATCATTTAGTATACTTTAGTATTTATATATATAGGGGAAAAACTAAACTAAACCTTTTTTTGAAATCAAGTGAAAGAAAAATAGATGACCATAGCAGAAGCAAAACAAGTACGCATCGTGGATTTTCTGGCACAGCTCGGCCACCATGCACAGCATATAAAATCGGAACAATACTGGTACTTCTCACCGTTACGGAACGAGCGTACCCCGTCGTTCAAGGTGAATGACCGAATCAATGAATGGTACGATTTCGGCGAGGCGACCGGCGGCGACCTGGTGGAACTGGCAAAATACATTTGCCGGACGGACTGCGTGAGCGAGGCACTGGCGTATATCGAGAGGCTTGTGAATGGCGCATCACTACCGAGAACCCGTATGCCGACCGCTCCACCCCGACCGGTGGAGGCTGAAATGAAAGACGTGATCGTGATTCCACTCCGCCATCACGCCCTGTTCTCTTACCTCCAATCCCGGCTTATCGACGCGGACATCGGCCGTATGTATTGCAAGGAGGTGCATTATGAACTGCGAGGCCGTCATTATTTCGCTCTCGCATTCGGCAATACCTCCGGTGGTTACGAGGTGCGCAACGCCTATTACAAGGGATGCCTGAACAACAAGGACATCTCATTGATAAGACATCTGACAGAAGAGACACAGGAAAATGTCTGTGTTTTCGAGGGCTTCATGGATTTCCTTTCCTATATGACACTGAAACTGGCAGGCGACCGAACGGTCTGTCTTGCCATGCCATGCGACTACCTCGTGATGAACTCGGTAAACAACTTGAAAAAGACGCTGGCACGTTTACAGGAATATTCGGTCATCCACTGTTATCTCGACAATGACCTTGCCGGGCAGAGAACCACAGAGACCATTGCCGGGATGTATGATGGACGTGTCAGCGATGAATCCTGCCACTATGCGGAATACAAAGACCTGAACGATTACCTGCGCGGAAAGAAACGCTGATATTCAGTGTTCTCCTTTGCCACCTAAAGCTCTCCACCACGAGAGCTTTTTTTATGCCCCGATTTCTCCATTTCCCTCCATAGAGACTGCAATATAGTACGATTTAATAGTTCGATTTTTGGAAATTACATAAATCTCATTAACGAAATAGATGTTTAATGCTCAATTATTTTATGGTTTTATATTTCGTGCGTTTCTTTGCAAAATCATACTAATACAAATTTTAATATTCATACTAAATACATGAACTCATATTTCATTTTTGCCATCGTCCTGACGGTTGCCTACATCATTTACTACGCCGTCATCATAGCGCATGACCTCTACGGGAAAAAGGGGACGGACAAACCGAACGAGGAAGTTTTCGACCTCGGCGCACCGGAAGAGGAAGAGAGTGTGGCTGTCACGGAAAGCGAGACCGGCTTCAGTATCGGTAGCGAGAACTACGAGACGGAAAGTACGGCTACCTCTTCCGAAACATCCCTTGAGGATGTCAAGGACAAACCGGGAACGGCGCAGGAGAAACTGGAACGGCTGAAGGCCGAGGCGGAGGAACAGATGGAAGAGACCACGCCTTACCTGTCGGACGCACGCACGTCGGAGGAGATGTACAAGGCTATGATTTCCAAGGGACGGTTAGACAACCGACCGGAAATAAAGTGGAACCCAATTCAAGACCGGTTGTGAGATGTCGAAAGCTAAAAAGATTCTATGTGCGCTGTGCCTCCCGTTCCCCTACACGACTTTTGCCAAAAGCGGATGCGTGAACTATAGCTGGGGAGCGGATGCGTTGGCCACGATGCACGACTTCGTGGTGACGATGATGCTCTATGTCCAGTATATCTGTTGCGCTATCGCCGGAGTTTACGTCATCGTGTCCGTCTGTCAGATATACATCAAGATGAACACGGGCGAGGACGGCATCACCAAGTCGATAATGACGCTTGTAGGTGCGTGCCTGTTCCTGATCGGGGCATTCTATGTTTTCCCGGTTTTCTTCGGCTACCGCATATAACCTTACTTGTATCAGGTCGCAGACAAATAAAGTATTCACTAAAAAAGTAAACGTATGTTTCAGAAAACCAAACAGCTGTGCCGCAAGGCATTCGGATTCGTCAACGGAATCCCTACCAAAGTAATGATGTTCTCCTTCATGCTGCTGTCCGGCATGGTGGCGAAAGCGCAGAACTCCGCAGGCGACTATTCCGCCGGTACGAGCGCATTATCCACTGTCGCCGATGAGATTGCCAAGTATGTGCCTATTATGGTGAAATTGTGCTACGCCATTGCCGGCGTTGTGGCCATCGTGGGTGCAATCTCGGTATATATCGCCATGAACAACGAGGAGCAGGACGTCAAGAAGAAGATTATGATGGTCGTGGGAGCATGTATCTTCCTCATTGCGGCGGCCAAGGCGTTGCCTCTGTTCTTCGGTATTGCCGCTTAAACATCAAGGATAAGTATGAAAAGCAAGGACGAACGCTATCCGGACTATCCGCTGTTCAAGGGACTGCAACGGCCTCTTGAGTTTTTGGGCATCCAAGGCCGGTACATATATTGGGCGGCGGTGACGACGTGCGGAGCCATTGTCGGCTTTGTCGCCGCCTACTGCCTGCTCGGTTTCATTGCCGGGCTTGTCGTGCTGGCTACCGTCGTATCGGTCGGTATCGTGCTCATCCTTCTCAAACAGCGGAAAGGACTGCATAGCAAGAAGGTCGCTCCGGGTGTGTATGTGTATGCCCACTCGCGCAAGATCTGACGAAAGAAAAACCATCACGGCAATGTGCATGGCTTTATTGATTGTTGAACGCGGGCGGGTTTGTCTTGAAGCAAGGCGAACCTGCCCCTATTTAATTACACGTATATCGAAATGACCCTATACATCATTTTATGTTTTGTCGCTTTGTGCGCGGGTATGGCCTTGTCGGTCTATGCGTTCGGTACGGGCGGCAAGCGCAAGCGAATCTTTCAGGACATCTATTTCTCAGCGGAGGAAACGGACGGTGTGGGTGTGCTGTACACCAAGACCGGCGAATATTCCGCCGTACTTAAGATAGAGAATCCGGTACAGAAATATTCGGCGGACATAGATAGCTACTACGACTTCACGCACCTGTTCACCGCCCTTGCGCAGACCTTAGGCGAAGGGTACGCCATCCACAAGCAGGATATCTTCGTCAGGAAACAGTTTGCAAGCGAACCGGCTGACGGGCAGGAGTTCCTGTCGGCGTCGTATTTCCGCTACTTCAAAGGGCGTCCCTACACGGACAGCCTTTGCTACCTGACCAT from Barnesiella propionica encodes:
- a CDS encoding metal-dependent hydrolase family protein, which codes for MQKNILINDVLIFDGEHDNVRTGNILIEENKIKVISEQPIPVEKDQETEVVDGLGNFMMPGLIDAHWHAYMSSNTMMDLLTADDAYTQLKAGREAGNTLLRGFTTIRDAGGPVFGLKRAIDEGIIRGPHIYPSGPIISQTGGHGDFRAVYDVPRPFDCCGWTHTEEIGAAIIADGVDAVITAARNNLRMGASQIKLMTGGGVASLYDRLEDSQFFEEEIRAAVKVAEDAGTYVMVHVYAPRAIARAVNAGVRSIEHGHLIDEPTMALIAERDVWLSMQPFTYDDNHFPTKEQQEKHALVVQGTDNTYKLAKKYNVHLAWGTDLLFNPVGTVNQNQGIVRLQQWFTNYEILKMITHDNAELLSLSGPRNPYPGDLGVIKEGALADVVIVKGNVLEDISLLGEPEENIVFIMKDGVVYKNLL
- a CDS encoding linear amide C-N hydrolase, whose protein sequence is MAGFNDSYACTRALYQGPDGLTITGRTMDWKEDIQTNLYILPRGVSRVGYDSNNTVKWTSKYGSIVATGYDIGTSDGMNEKGLVVNMLYLPESDYTRPGDTRPVMGIAIWPQYVLDNFATVEEAVRELRKEVFRIDAPNMPNGAASTLHMSISDETGNSAILEYLNGNLVIHEGKQYQVMTNSPRYEQQLAINEYWKGIGGLTMLPGTNRAADRFVRASFYINVIPKTSNEREALAGVFGVMRNVSVPLGISTPERPEISSTRWRSISDQKNKIYYFESTLSPSTFWVDLKKMDFTPQAGTKKLNLVNGEIYTGEANKDFKESKPFPFLFRLP
- a CDS encoding site-specific integrase: MARVKNHTKVKEPIRLRMKSLSNGSKSLYLDIYRDGKRTYEYLKMYIIPETDSNSRRQNQTTMDAANAIKSKRIIELTSNEAGIVFRKDKTFLLDWMQVYMEAQESAGKKDGSQIKIAMRILKDYAGEMVTLDQIDGDFCRGYITYLLTEYHPKGKDISNYTLHNYYRALNGALNSAVRKKKMKANPFNELEKSEKIRKPESMRSYMTIEEVQALIDTPMPHEEYEIVKCAYLFSCFCGLRISDIIKLKWNDVFVDRGQYRLAVSMKKTKEPIYLPLSPEALKWMPERGGKSSEDNVFDLPSANTIRMQLKPWAKAAGISKRFSYHTSRHTFATMMLTLGADLYTVSKLLGHADVKMTQVYAKIINKKKDEAVNLVNGLFH
- a CDS encoding helix-turn-helix domain-containing protein; translation: MERMSGRLAAIESVLKKLEPVESLLERITLLENTIFTTKRVFTFQEACMYIGVSESMLYKLTSSKEIPHYKPRGKMVYFAKEELDEWLLQNYEPTMNEAVRRVTEAAATEPFLNKRRYGKRKKD
- a CDS encoding AAA family ATPase, giving the protein MENERRIDRTTSMGMDEHRLSDILHASQIKATDIYETPPQIIWIDNSTIATLGNFSASTGKAKSKKTFNVSALVAASLAGKQVLNYRAHLPEGKQRILYVDTEQSRFHCRSVLERILRLAGLPTTTDPENLDFFCLREYSPSVRIEVIDYALRQQKGYGLVIIDGIRDLMLDINNAGESVEVINRMMEWSSRYDLHIHCVLHLNKGDNNVRGHIGTEMSNKAETVLVISKSNENPGISEVHALHIREKEFKPFAFTINETGLPVIAEVHSFGEPPKPKARTGFTELSIEQHREALSAAFGEKPIRGFDNLLQSLMVSYEAIGFKRGRSVMIKLMQYLIDNLKLIIKRDKLFYYDMTPTEAMLFDEE
- a CDS encoding toprim domain-containing protein: MTIAEAKQVRIVDFLAQLGHHAQHIKSEQYWYFSPLRNERTPSFKVNDRINEWYDFGEATGGDLVELAKYICRTDCVSEALAYIERLVNGASLPRTRMPTAPPRPVEAEMKDVIVIPLRHHALFSYLQSRLIDADIGRMYCKEVHYELRGRHYFALAFGNTSGGYEVRNAYYKGCLNNKDISLIRHLTEETQENVCVFEGFMDFLSYMTLKLAGDRTVCLAMPCDYLVMNSVNNLKKTLARLQEYSVIHCYLDNDLAGQRTTETIAGMYDGRVSDESCHYAEYKDLNDYLRGKKR
- a CDS encoding DUF4134 domain-containing protein, with translation MSKAKKILCALCLPFPYTTFAKSGCVNYSWGADALATMHDFVVTMMLYVQYICCAIAGVYVIVSVCQIYIKMNTGEDGITKSIMTLVGACLFLIGAFYVFPVFFGYRI
- a CDS encoding DUF4134 domain-containing protein; its protein translation is MFQKTKQLCRKAFGFVNGIPTKVMMFSFMLLSGMVAKAQNSAGDYSAGTSALSTVADEIAKYVPIMVKLCYAIAGVVAIVGAISVYIAMNNEEQDVKKKIMMVVGACIFLIAAAKALPLFFGIAA